The DNA segment TTATGTTCCGCTTCAGCTCCTCGAAGCTGGGCTTGTACCCTCATCCGCCACTAGTAGTTTAGAGCAcaaacatttgaacattttgtCTAAAATATGCTAATTGAAAGTCATTAGGGTGCATGTAATGGGCTTGCTTTGTTGTTAAATCGTTTTTCTTCTACATAACATAAGGTGACATCTTACAATAACTCCACACCAGACACGGTCTCTCTAAACCTCCCTGGACAGCTTTTTAGGGTATTAAAGTGGCCGCTAAAAAAAGCGACACAGCATGTGTTGCCAGATTCTAGAGATGGacggatcgatcctaaagtatagatacttccgatactgatgtcgTATTacaaaatatcgatcctcacacaaaaatatcgatactaaaatgtttttaaactagGGATATTATTTGGCTACCATGAACataaacaataatcataagcttcaaagtgaaataaaaaggattgGGCTATCTGTCCAGGATGGGCAACTATTTTAGGGatatgggcgataccacttatatTCTTTTCAATCCGATACCAAGTAATTTTAGGCCAGTATCGCCCATAACGATATCAATACctctaataaattaaattttaactAATTCTTTGAATAAAATTAGTaacaaataatgacttaaagtgtttatatatttataggcctaagcaTAAAATGATtatgctgctttgtttaccttttaagaATTTTGaaagtataagcaacatataaaaccgtAAAATGAACCATAGATATCattatatggctactattacTAAACCATAAGTTactggatactacagtaatgctgtactAAAACCATACTAAAaacaacatggttactacagtcgtggttactaaatattactacagtaaatccatgggtagttttcattagtgtataatttattaacaaggacttaagatcattatcaatgttttaacacctcttAATTTAATTAACCAGTTAAAATGGTCACACCAGTCCATTATAATACGTTTCATGTATAGTTTTGTCATTACTTGGTATGAATAAATCCAGacgctgtttttctgtcattatctcaggaaagcattgctcCCTCTTTGAACAAGTGCTATTGAGTGAAAGGGTAAGCGATgtctgactgctggtgtatttGAGCATTTCTGCGcatcaagatgagcggaagaaaaaatagttccggtgccatgcaacaagtcatataattaatcatttcaacttcgaagcttatgagatacattaaaatgaatgttgaaaccgtggttttactacagcaataTTATGTGGTAACTATAGTTTAACTAAatggttactgtagtgaaaccatggttaatttatgtataggggtaaacaaaacagaagtctaatacatttctgttatggctcacaaatgtaaaataataataataataataataaaatagtaaaataataataatgacgaATTATGACAAAAGTCATATTTTATATGACCACTTTTATCCCAATAAatcgcaaaaaaataaaaataaaataacgacgaattataacaaaattaatattttacatttccaaTTTATCTCAATAAatcgccaaaaaataaataaaaaaaaataataaataatgacgaattataacaaaattaatattttacatttccaaTTTTATCCCAAGGAAtcgaaaaaaaaatctgtttagtaGAAGTATCGGTATCGATATCAACGTTATTGGACTTCAAATTatcagatcgaaaagaaaataagtggtatcgcccaggggcgaaaatttcatcaaaatgttggggggggacaataaacataacaattctcaagagcaatttttgaaggggacaccaactttttttttgttgttgccccatttgcatatgtattattttatttcttaaacaattgttttaagaatatatcattatattatttacaatacacatatttaatCCCCCCCCCCTCACAATTTCCGCCtatggtatcgcccatccctacggGATTCGTGCATAAAACCCCCAAATAGtttatatgaaaatgaaatgcaCAAACCAGAACACTACAACATTTCCTTTACAACCGAGACATCACAATGATGTGACGCAAATTTAAAGTTTCCAAAAACCTTTCCATTTACCCATGTTTCTTTATTCACACATATAAACAGTCGCGCACAGAACAGGAACAAATGTGCTGCCCTGGGAAGAAGCCAAATAATGAAAGTATGCCAGTGTGCTATTATGATATCAgttatgtgtttttaattatgtcatacaaaggttatatatatatatataaaatccgtCCTAAACTTTTACGCTGTTTTGGCTCATTCCAAATTCCAAGAAAACTACATCTTTGTAGGCGAATTCACGCTAATACGCGGAACAAAGTTAGACAGCTGTGATCGCGGACGTAACGCAATTGATTTTCAATCATCTCGTGTTCTTGTGCGCACATCCATGAGTCACTTTTAAATCGAGTTACTTTATGATAGGCTACTTCTATGATCAGAATTTATCCCTCAGTGTTCTCAACAACATTAAACTTCTAGCCAAATGCACCAGTAGCCTGGTCATTGCAACTTCTCCAAGAAAAACTCACAGATAAGACATGGCATTAATCACCAATAGATATCAGGGTCATTTCCCCATTTTCGACATGTTCTCTTACATTTTTACCGCTTTGTAGTTTTTAAGATTGTCTAATCTCTATCACAAAAATCAACACCTGCAGATCGCGCACATTCTTACTGGTGGGTGTTGCAACTCATTGAACACATTTTCCTGTCAATCAGTGTTCTGGCTATTTGATTGAACGATTGTGGCTTCCGGTCATTTAAATGCCCCTCAGCCAGATATCTGGTTTGACTTGatggaccaaaaaataaataaaaataattcaccaACACTAcaattaaaaacacacaaaactacTTCAAATAAATTCTTGCAAGTAGCTTGAGCTTTATTCTGACATTAGTTACAGCTGTATGTTCCCTACAGTACTTCAAACAAACTTTCAATTTCAACCATTTTTAGGCTTGGCCAGGAGACCTCTTCATGCTGAGCTGAAATATGGGAGGACATAAAGGACACAAAGTAAACACTTGAGGTGCCTTGAAACTTGGAAGTCCCACAAAGACATCTGCAAATGTAACTATGCTGGTTTACTGTAGATGAACAGAGCATTTCCTTTTTAGTATATTAGCAGTATCATTACACTCTTCacatttattctttattataaaccCCAAAATGTGAAAAAGTAACAAATAAACCAAAGAATAGGGACACCAGTTGGCAACGTGGCtttatcaaaaaacaaaagaTATTAACCTCACTTTTGGCTTCCTCCTAACTGTTCTCCCATCTTTCTGCTCCTGCTTTATGGCTGCTTGGACTGCACACCTCATACCGTAACTGCTTACTTTAGAGTTACGGTAATCATTTATGTCCAGCAACCAGACAGGAGGAGTGAAGAGGAGGGGACAATAAGGATCAAGCACCAGAGCTCTCTTATTAGACATTTATTTCCTTTGCTTATTGATTCTTAGACTTACATGATCAAATTATGTTAACAGGCACATGCAAGGGAATTTTAGGACTTCTCAAAGTAGTCATAGGTGCTGATATAATCAATTGAGCCAAATGTGAAGGGTTAAGAGGTTAAAGAATGACACAAGGAGGCCGGCTCTTGGTGATCTTCTCCACAGGCTGGCCATCATAGGCCCTTTGGATAGCAGCCATAATCTTGTGAAGGAGAGAAAGGAGAAAATAAAGAGAGACATACATGTTTAAATCACAAGTCATTATTACTATTCAAAGTAAGGAGTTCTGTCATCACACTCATGATGTATAATATAACCTCTTTTGTGATCCATAGAAGAATGTcgtgcaggtttggaacaacatgagggcgagtaaacaaTAACAGAATTCTCTAAAGGAATAGTAATAACAgtttaacaaaaaagaaaaattctcacataatttactcactgtcatgccatcccagttgcgtatgactttctgctgctgaacaaaaattaaaattatttagaagaatatttcagctctgtaggtccattcattgcaagtcaatagggtccaaaactttgaagctctaaaagcacATGAAGACAGCATAAATTTAATCCAGAagactggttaaatccatatcttcagaagcaatattatgtgtgttggtgagaaacaacatTGAAGTCTTTTTTAACTCCACATTCATTTTCACATTCCTCTtaatttgtttttggcaattcacattcatcatgcatatcgccacctactgggcagggagaatttatagtaggaaataattatttaaattttaatctgtttctcacccacacctatcatattgcttctgaacatatatatttaaccactagagactttatggtttacttttatgtggcctttggGTACcaaacatttaaagctccaaaaaaaaaaaaatcacacattcacttgcattatatggacctacagatcagaaatcttcacttgtgttcagcagaagaaagaaatgcatacacatctgcgataacgcgcaggtgagtaaatgataagacaatttttactttttgggtgaactatccctgtaagggAAGAAAGTTTACTTACATCATCCTCATAGGGGAAACCACTGGTTTCCAGCTTTGAGAAGACCAGTTGTCCATTGATCTCTATCTCGAAGCTCCCTGGGAGGTAGAAAAACACATCTATGTAATTTTGCAGATGAACGACGACATCTGTAGGCAAAATTTCTCATGCTTCATATATTTTTCCATAAACATAAATCACTCTGGCCATAAATCTGCAACTCACCCTGCCGGCCTACAAAGCCAGTCACATCCGCATCAGTGAACTCAGCAGTGACGACATGCTTCAGCTCCTGAAAACGGGGCTCGTACCCTCATCCACCACTGCAACACAAGAGTGAAAGTAATggttaaaactagggctgtcaatcgattaaacattttaatctaattaattacatggtgtcccgattaattaattgtgattaattgcatatacaaatatttgctgagaaagcccctcatataacaataattcaatatataatgattatacatatttatatcaatatatagttATACTTAGTTAtcgttaaatattttatatatatatatatatatatatatatatatatatatatatatatagcgggagccagctggtagatagctgaaCAGTGTGTAAACCTAACTCTCCTGCCCTCAAGAGGTgctctagcgactgacgctagaggctgtagcctttagcctccttgttagaacacccgcctcccacgccagagaccCAGGTTCGAATCCCATTCGGAGCGGGCAAATAGGAccggttatatatatatatatacacacacacacacatatatatatatacacacacaaaaaatattcagataattaaaatgctttatattcctgtagcagaagagttcatcattgataagacaatacaaaaagcggctttagagtacaatgttttgtttactaccatattattgatcataagccaatcattgacacacagttcacagcaatccatttcacaagtgaatttgtcaatcagttggagatttattatgagggcttgtttaaggacctgtcaatctacacctgcatcagaatttttttttaaatgcttacaaaacttttacatctagagccaagaggtatattaaaacaaacaacaacaaaaaggaaaataaaaagttcaaataaaaatatcaaatagtttacatatttcaatacattttacaGCTTTCTTATTactaaaattggaaattgtttttaggtattgctgaacctctgaattaaaaattaaaactaatggtttataaccaccatacttacatttatgaatacaaaactttgccaacaaaagcagaacattaatcaaataatactACTTATGAAGAGCTATGTCATagctaaaataaaatgaataaaacattttcaaaacaaatttgaaAGCTGGGACTAATATGaactctaacaatcttgcagaaatcagaccaaaaacaagtcgagtaggaacaattccaaaataaatgaaaacatttttcctcctgcagaccacaaaatgtacagaatatatcgacatcacaattaaatatctctacaagaaaataattagtgaggtagtacttataaataagtttgaaggaaatttctttgattttattcgtgattaaatatttatggggtaatttccaaatttttcaccatatcaatccagccacaccctgcgtcagacatgcttgtgtcgttcgttgcgtcataaacataatatttttagatcactgtgtcaagttaaatatagattaatactcaatctttaaacacatcttgagatcccttaacatttgcgctccttcaagtgttttgaacgcaagaacgtaacgcaagTTTGTGTTGccggttgttttcttcactgtataaactgtgttgctcatacagctgaagtttcacttactgccctctggagtaaacaggtggtactacaagcttgcgttCCTCaataatcttccttattatggtgcgattaaatgcgttcattttttaacgcgttattttttgtaaaattaatcgtactgaattaacgcgttaaatcgacagccgtaGTTAAAACTGGTGTTTTCAGCAGGAGTAGTTATGCGAGTCTGAATACCATGAATACAATGACTATAATGTGATCACTCACGGGAGATAATCTCCAGAATATTTAACACTAGGTGCTTGCACACAATTTACCGGACGCCAGACTGTCTAGGAtcaaaatgtgtttgttgtttaTCGTATACTCTGTATCCTAAGCTTCTTCCATCACACTTCCATCAGGTACTCTCGAAATGGAGAAATCTCACCGGCACAAGGGGAGATAAGAGATCCATTTCATGAATCCAGCTCAGATTTTTAAACGACTACTCCATCAAACTATCATTATATGATTTGTTAACGAGACACACGTGGCATATTAGCTGACTGCCCGTGCTAAAACATGATGCACAATAAGCCAGTGCATAATATTTATCGTTAAATACACAGAGGAAGAGATGTTCTGCACTGATGTGTAGCACTGTTAGCAACTTGCTTGAGCTAGTTAATATATCATACTCCTTAagaaatttcacccaaaaacgagAGAAAATCAACTTTAAATCAGGGATAATTTAGACTTCTATCCTAAAATCACTCACCAGTATTCAACTTTTATTTGCGCACTCATTTTTGCCTAGCTGAGTCACTCAGTGCGCTACTTCCGCGTATCCCTGACTATTCCTTTTAAGAGGAGGGGCTTATGTAAATCTGAACCTCTTGCGCCCCCTATCACCTGGAAGAGGCATTGTGAAATTTAAAAGGGAGCGAAAAGCCACACGATGGCGGCAGGCGTTAACTTGAGTCAAAGAATTAAACGCTCGTTTAAAAATTCAACTTGTCATCTTATAGTAATTTTAGAACTCATCGAGAAAGAAAAACTTAAAAATAGCAGAATTAAACAACTCTTAATTATAAACATATACATTCTGCttcattcataaaataaatgctttcatgcataaataaatgcacaaaaaacATAATCCATAAAGAAAATAGTGAAAAACTACATTAAATCAGGGACAACTCAGTTCTGTGCTGTGTATTTGTTGAACTCACAAGCCATTAATTTATACACAGAACTTGTGTAATATTTATTCTTATTACAGtacttaattaaattatatattcttACATATATATTATCCCCTCAAAATCTTTACTGATTTTTGCACAGACAAAATGTTTTACTAAATGGGATGTATAGACATGGTTACATTACTGAATTAGACAAACCTTACTGAACTCAACCCACACCTGCCCAATGTACGACATATAAAAGACCAAACAATTAAGAAAAAGTGAGGCTTGCAATGGCCATGGAAGGCTCCCTTATTCCTATCATGATGGCTGATTTGCTGAATAACAAATCCATATCAAGAAACTAAGCCAGGGTCCAGGGCCTTTTGTCATAAGGCATAAGTGACCTAATGGGATTGTTTAGTCCAAAATGAAAAAAGTCCTTAAATGCCACATCGCTAAAAtccacttatggggcttttccactgtacGGTAGGcctacaactcgactcaactcgactcaactcgactcaactcaactcaactcaactctgctcacttttttgaggtttccactgtggatagtacctggtacctggtacttttttagtaccacctcggtcgaggttccaaacgTGTCGAGCCGCtactaaatgtgacgtaaaattcctgcagatcactgattggtcagggagaatcgtcactaccagcgtcactggatttccgacacgcgacatcaacccgctagttttaaagttagcaacagtgataaaagtattatttgttcatgcaactttcgaattgtgaaaaaataaatggctgtgctcaaaaccacgccatggtcaataaacgaggtgcaaacggtccactcgttagcgatgagcgaaacgaaaatgtctctcaggaagtgtctcacacagctaccactggacctaccaacagtgtagggaaaagtaaaataaacttaagtgactacagaaccatcaaggaaaagtgaaagaggttcaaccaaatggacgctatctataaCTGCTttgtgcagcacaatgagctagtagctaacagctagcggtcgtgttattgttttggtcagtttgtgtcgtgtttaagatgatgtcacggcagtagaggcggcgcaactatgacgatcagcctataatcccacccacgctgaTGAAGCACTaatctgcagtggaaatgcaagctcagaaaagtaaagcgcgtagagttgaggcgagtcgaaccgtaacgtgcagtggaaaagtgccataagtcaGCCAACTCACAGAACTCAGTCATACAGTCCTCCAATGAACGATTCCCCTGGCGGAAATGCAGGAACGGTCTTACTGCTGGGTTCATATATGGTCTAGTCTTCTGTCAGcatgaaaaaagagagagatgttAGTGAACCCAATAGCAATTTTTAATGATGAAGAAGACAATCTACAAACAGAAATAGCACAAGGCTTGATGAACAAAAAGACAATTTAGCTCAAAACTGTGGACGATGTGGTTAGGAGCCGTGAACCCCCATTTAAGTGTCCCTTGTAAGCCTAGGTGAGGATGATTACTGGGCATCTTGGGAAATGTAGAGCAGGTgtattcaaaataagagtctcttgAAGCTAGGGGAAAACACAGAACagtttgtgatatatatatatatatatatatatatatatatatatatatatatatatatatatatatatatatatattcttgccCCACTTGCAAtatctttttcttgtttttagaatAAATTTAGATAGGTTGatgcttaaaacaacaacaacaataataataataataaaaagaataataaaaaacatcAGCCATTCAATaaacagattttatatatatatatatatatataaatctgaaaACAAGTGTAAATATCTGATGCAACTTTGTTTctcaaataaaagtattttaaggattttaaaatattttttactgtaaaataaggCAAAACTACTGATTTAGTTTAGATTTCTTTTCCTCCACAGACATTAGCTCTCTGCAAGTTTCCCATCTCTCCCTATTTCTcccttctcttttttttctcaaattcaCTACCCCTCGAGCCTCATCAGAATTGATATTCAGCTCGGCAAGAACTCTAAATCTCTTTCAGTCTCTCCTTCCCTCTATCCAGTGGAGAAGATGATTCCAGCCCACATCTATCTCCATTAGTGTAACAGCATAATGCAGGTTAGACAACTACCCCCCCACCCACATCCCTCAGGATCACATTTCTCTCACCACTGTTTTTCCAggtggagagagagaaggagggagggagagagagagaaagagaacaggGAGGATTTAGACTCTGGCGAATAGAGTTATCCATCCACAGCTTCCTGTCTGTGCTCCTGTGCCACAACGCACAGTGGAGACCCCTCTCAAAGGCCGGCCTGACATAGATCTACTGAaatagtgtgtttttgtgtgtgagagagtgtgtatattgGTGACTCCTGTCCCATTTATACCCcctccaaaaatattttttctttatcagtattttttttgttttgttctccagtaaaaatatctaaacatcattaGAACAAGCCAAATTACAtaagatattaaagggatagttcaccccaaaatgaaatttctttcatcatttattcattctcatttcactttcttttattaggggaacacaaaaggagatgtttggcagaatgttagactcagtcaccattcaattttattgcatagaaaaagatgcaatgaaagtgaatgttaacctagcataacattctgcctaatgtttccttttgtgttccatggatgaaaaaaaaaagagtaaaataaGTTTGGAGTGACATAGCAGTTATTAAATGGTGATAGAATCTTCGTTTTTGACTCCTGTATACCGAGAAATTTACCACATAGTGAATATTGTACTTAAAGCAATAGAAAGGGTAGTTCACCCagtaatgaaaatgttctcatcatttattcactattatgccttcccagatgtgtgtgactttctttcttcaaaaacaaagattttagaagaatatttcagctctgtaggtcctcacactGCAATGGGTACCAACaatttggagctccaaaaagcacataaatgcagcataaaagtaatccaaatgactccagtggttaaatcaatgttttccgaagtgatatgataggtgtatgtGAAAAAGagataagt comes from the Xyrauchen texanus isolate HMW12.3.18 chromosome 12, RBS_HiC_50CHRs, whole genome shotgun sequence genome and includes:
- the selenow2a gene encoding selenoprotein W, 2a; this encodes MSAQIKVEYCGGUGYEPRFQELKHVVTAEFTDADVTGFVGRQGSFEIEINGQLVFSKLETSGFPYEDDIMAAIQRAYDGQPVEKITKSRPPCVIL